One genomic window of Polyangium aurulentum includes the following:
- a CDS encoding DNA-3-methyladenine glycosylase, with protein MATPRVPRVPRVPPPASVPFEGEPLPRSFYAREVLVVARAFIGKILVHRAPEGTTAGRIVESEAYRGPEDLAAHSANGRRTRRTEVMFGPPGHAYMFLLYGMHWAFNIVVATEGAPHAVLVRAIEPVHGLDLMSLRRGVEPGRVTLTNGPGKVSGALGLTGAYYGEDVCEGRLFLAEGKGGPVGCSPRINVDYAGEWAQRPWRFYERGNRYVSVPPRS; from the coding sequence GTGGCCACCCCTCGCGTTCCTCGCGTCCCTCGCGTCCCTCCGCCTGCGAGCGTCCCGTTCGAGGGCGAGCCTCTGCCTCGCTCGTTCTACGCGCGCGAGGTGCTCGTCGTCGCGCGCGCGTTCATCGGCAAGATCCTCGTGCACCGCGCGCCCGAGGGCACGACGGCGGGTCGCATCGTCGAGTCCGAGGCGTACCGCGGCCCCGAGGACCTCGCGGCGCACAGCGCGAACGGCCGCAGGACGCGCAGGACGGAGGTGATGTTCGGGCCGCCCGGCCACGCCTACATGTTCTTGCTCTACGGCATGCACTGGGCCTTCAACATCGTGGTCGCAACGGAAGGCGCGCCGCACGCGGTGCTCGTGCGAGCGATCGAGCCGGTGCATGGGCTCGACCTGATGAGCTTGCGCCGAGGCGTGGAGCCGGGGCGCGTGACGCTCACGAACGGCCCGGGAAAGGTGAGCGGCGCGCTCGGCCTGACGGGCGCGTACTACGGCGAAGACGTCTGCGAGGGCCGCTTGTTCCTCGCGGAGGGCAAGGGGGGGCCGGTCGGCTGCTCGCCTCGGATCAACGTCGACTACGCGGGGGAGTGGGCGCAGCGACCCTGGCGGTTCTACGAGCGGGGCAATCGGTACGTGTCGGTTCCTCCGAGGAGTTGA
- a CDS encoding sigma-54-dependent transcriptional regulator, with the protein MRDLDWKSFDVLVVDDEQDNLDAFRFAFRKSFTLHYALGGMDALSALVRIDPAVVVTDQRMPGMSGIELLRRAKEVRPDAVGVLLTAYADMPVLVDAINSGAVFRYVQKPWDNQELAAIVRQAITVFATMRENRRLREQLAHYAGYLEREQRDPIDFGELICESAAMKEVSARIGEVAPTATHVLVEGQPGAEKEIVARAIHVGSPREERPFVKVTCAAFRGEALERELFGWRRGAFDGAFDDRAGRFELAHGGTLYLEDPGPPSPSLQARLLRALGSGEVERIGASDPVRVDVRLIVSVTGDLDEAWGREVLPELGSRLSVFPIRLPPLRDRREDIRALAEHFLRKYARRNARAATSLSDEAVSKLEGYAFPGNVRELENVIERAAILARGDVILPEHLAFAQRAPSWEKTASSRDPITTQAAPAEGDRASRRVSLDSQLEEIERRELLAALERCGGNKAEVARMLGVQRTTLYYRMKRLGIEI; encoded by the coding sequence ATGCGCGACCTCGACTGGAAGAGCTTCGACGTCCTCGTCGTGGACGACGAGCAGGACAACCTCGACGCGTTCCGGTTCGCCTTCCGCAAATCGTTCACGCTTCACTACGCCCTGGGCGGGATGGACGCCCTCAGCGCGCTCGTGCGGATCGACCCGGCCGTGGTGGTCACCGATCAGCGCATGCCCGGCATGAGCGGCATCGAGCTGCTCCGGCGCGCCAAGGAGGTGCGGCCGGACGCGGTCGGCGTCCTGCTCACCGCCTACGCGGACATGCCCGTGCTGGTCGACGCCATCAACTCCGGCGCGGTGTTCCGGTACGTGCAGAAGCCCTGGGACAACCAGGAGCTCGCGGCGATCGTGCGCCAGGCGATCACGGTCTTCGCCACCATGCGCGAGAACCGGCGCCTGCGCGAGCAGCTCGCTCACTACGCGGGCTACCTCGAGCGCGAGCAGCGCGACCCCATCGACTTCGGCGAGCTCATCTGCGAGAGCGCGGCCATGAAGGAGGTCTCCGCGCGCATCGGCGAGGTCGCGCCGACGGCGACGCACGTGCTCGTCGAGGGGCAGCCGGGCGCGGAGAAGGAGATCGTGGCCCGCGCGATCCACGTCGGCTCGCCGCGCGAGGAGCGGCCGTTCGTGAAGGTCACCTGCGCCGCCTTCCGCGGCGAGGCGCTCGAGCGCGAGCTGTTCGGCTGGCGGCGAGGCGCGTTCGACGGCGCCTTCGACGACAGGGCCGGCCGCTTCGAGCTCGCGCACGGCGGCACCCTCTATCTCGAGGATCCCGGGCCGCCCTCGCCGTCGCTCCAGGCGCGCCTGCTGCGCGCGCTCGGCTCGGGCGAGGTCGAGCGCATCGGCGCCTCCGATCCCGTGCGCGTCGACGTGCGCCTCATCGTCTCGGTCACGGGCGATCTCGACGAGGCGTGGGGGCGCGAGGTGCTCCCCGAGCTCGGCTCGCGCCTGTCGGTTTTCCCGATCCGGCTGCCTCCGCTGCGCGACAGGCGTGAGGACATCCGCGCGCTCGCCGAGCACTTTCTGCGCAAGTACGCGCGCCGCAACGCGCGCGCCGCGACGAGCCTGTCGGACGAGGCCGTGAGCAAGCTCGAGGGCTACGCGTTCCCGGGCAACGTGCGCGAGCTCGAGAACGTGATCGAGCGCGCGGCGATCCTCGCGCGCGGCGACGTGATCCTCCCCGAGCACCTGGCCTTCGCGCAGCGCGCGCCCTCGTGGGAGAAGACCGCTTCGTCACGCGATCCGATCACCACGCAGGCCGCGCCCGCCGAGGGCGATCGCGCCTCGCGCCGGGTGAGCCTCGACTCGCAGCTCGAGGAGATCGAGCGCCGCGAGCTGCTCGCCGCGCTCGAGCGGTGCGGGGGCAACAAAGCCGAGGTCGCGCGCATGCTCGGCGTGCAGCGCACGACGCTCTACTACCGGATGAAGCGCCTCGGCATCGAGATCTGA
- the frr gene encoding ribosome recycling factor, with the protein MLDDVIKELRSGIDKSIEALRRDLTRVRTGRAHAGMLDAIRIDYYGVPTPLQQMANVAVPEPRLITIKPWEKGQVKAIEKAIRESDLNLNPQVDGDLIRIPIPALTEDRRKEMVKLSRKYGEEAKVAVRKHRRDANEMIDTLDQGGDVSGDDAERAKKKVEDIVAEGIKQVDTIITAKEKDILEV; encoded by the coding sequence ATGCTGGACGACGTGATCAAGGAACTGCGGTCAGGCATCGATAAATCGATCGAGGCGCTCCGCCGCGACCTCACGCGGGTACGCACGGGGCGCGCGCATGCAGGCATGCTCGACGCCATCCGCATCGACTACTACGGCGTGCCCACGCCGTTGCAGCAGATGGCCAACGTGGCCGTGCCCGAGCCGCGCCTCATCACCATCAAGCCCTGGGAAAAGGGGCAGGTGAAGGCGATCGAGAAGGCCATCCGCGAGAGCGACCTCAACCTGAACCCGCAGGTCGACGGCGACCTCATCCGCATCCCGATCCCGGCGCTCACCGAGGACCGGCGCAAGGAGATGGTCAAGCTCTCGCGCAAGTACGGCGAGGAGGCGAAGGTGGCCGTCCGCAAGCATCGCCGCGACGCCAACGAGATGATCGACACGCTCGATCAGGGAGGCGACGTGAGCGGCGACGACGCCGAGCGCGCGAAGAAGAAGGTCGAGGACATCGTGGCCGAGGGCATCAAGCAGGTCGACACGATCATCACGGCCAAGGAGAAGGACATCCTCGAAGTGTGA
- a CDS encoding Stp1/IreP family PP2C-type Ser/Thr phosphatase: MRAVASGMTDVGLQRDHNEDSYAVLSEYGLYIVADGMGGHRAGDVASRLATDSIAEFFRSTANDDATWPIHFDANLTEDENRLLSGIMVANRRIFERSIRSRECAGMGTTVVGAVFSKKRNRLYVGHVGDSRAYRVRGGTIQQLTRDHSLINDYLMAMPDLTEEQRAELPKNVITRALGMQDSVAVDLMSDEPHIGDVYILCSDGLSGMLTDEQIRDLVAGTTDTVEICRRLIEKANEQGGEDNITVLAIRFDDEDEISDDPTIQIKTSDLGLTQSDEPSSEG, encoded by the coding sequence ATGCGCGCAGTTGCTTCAGGGATGACCGACGTCGGTCTCCAGCGCGATCACAACGAGGATAGCTACGCCGTTCTGAGCGAGTACGGCCTGTACATCGTTGCGGATGGAATGGGCGGACATCGCGCGGGCGACGTCGCGAGCCGCCTCGCCACCGATTCGATCGCCGAGTTCTTTCGCTCGACCGCGAACGACGACGCCACCTGGCCGATCCACTTCGACGCGAACCTCACCGAGGACGAGAACCGCCTGCTCAGCGGGATCATGGTGGCCAACCGCCGCATCTTCGAGCGGAGCATCCGCTCGCGCGAGTGCGCCGGCATGGGCACCACCGTCGTCGGCGCGGTCTTCTCGAAGAAGCGCAACCGCCTGTACGTGGGCCACGTCGGCGACAGCCGCGCCTACCGCGTCCGCGGCGGCACGATCCAGCAGCTCACGCGCGACCACTCGCTCATCAACGACTACTTGATGGCGATGCCCGACCTCACCGAGGAGCAGCGGGCCGAGCTACCGAAGAACGTCATCACCCGCGCCCTCGGCATGCAGGACAGCGTCGCGGTCGATCTGATGAGCGACGAGCCGCACATCGGCGACGTCTACATCCTCTGCTCCGACGGCCTCTCCGGCATGCTCACCGACGAGCAGATCCGAGATCTCGTCGCAGGCACCACCGACACCGTCGAGATCTGCCGGCGCCTCATCGAGAAGGCGAACGAGCAGGGAGGCGAGGACAACATCACCGTGCTCGCCATCCGCTTCGACGACGAGGACGAGATCTCCGACGACCCCACGATCCAGATCAAGACGTCCGATCTCGGCCTCACGCAGTCGGACGAGCCCTCGTCCGAAGGCTAG
- a CDS encoding cystathionine gamma-synthase: MAKKDAPFPLSLDTLAIHAGQEPDPTSGAVMVPIVLASTFAQESPGVHKGFEYSRSGNPTRRALEACLAALEGGKHGFSFGSGLAATTTLLHTLGPGAHVLSGDDVYGGTFRLLDKVMAPMGISSSFVDMRDPAAVRAAIRPSTRMLWIETPTNPMLKVFDIAALAQIARDAKITFVVDNTFATPILQRPLDLGADIVVHSVTKYLNGHSDVVGGAIVTSNPALAERIGFLQNAMGGVPSPFDCYMVLRGLKTLGVRVRQQSATAAVLAERLERHPRVRKVHYPGLASHPDRAVVERQMKGPGGMISIEVAGGLAGASAMLSGLHLFSCAESLGGVESLAEHPAIMTHASVPAETRAVLGISDSLVRLSVGLESMEDLWADLDNALGKIAG, translated from the coding sequence ATGGCCAAAAAGGACGCCCCGTTCCCCCTCTCGCTCGACACGCTCGCCATCCACGCCGGCCAGGAGCCCGATCCGACGAGCGGCGCCGTGATGGTGCCCATCGTGCTCGCGAGCACCTTCGCCCAGGAGAGCCCGGGCGTGCACAAGGGCTTCGAGTACTCGCGCAGCGGCAACCCCACGCGCCGCGCGCTCGAGGCCTGCCTCGCCGCGCTCGAGGGCGGCAAGCACGGCTTCTCCTTCGGCAGCGGCCTCGCGGCCACGACCACGCTCCTGCACACGCTCGGCCCCGGCGCGCACGTGCTCTCGGGCGACGACGTCTACGGCGGCACCTTCCGCCTCCTCGACAAGGTCATGGCCCCGATGGGCATCTCCTCGAGCTTCGTCGACATGCGCGATCCGGCCGCCGTGCGCGCCGCCATCCGCCCCTCGACGCGCATGCTCTGGATCGAGACGCCCACCAACCCCATGCTCAAGGTCTTCGACATCGCCGCGCTCGCGCAGATCGCGCGCGACGCGAAGATCACCTTCGTCGTCGACAACACCTTCGCGACCCCGATCCTCCAGCGCCCGCTCGACCTCGGCGCGGACATCGTCGTCCACTCGGTGACCAAGTACCTGAACGGCCACTCCGACGTGGTCGGCGGCGCGATCGTCACCTCGAACCCCGCGCTCGCCGAGCGGATCGGCTTCTTGCAGAACGCGATGGGCGGCGTGCCGAGCCCCTTCGATTGCTACATGGTCCTGCGCGGCCTGAAGACGCTCGGCGTGCGCGTGCGCCAGCAGAGCGCGACGGCGGCGGTCCTCGCCGAGCGGCTCGAGCGCCACCCGCGCGTGCGCAAGGTCCACTACCCGGGCCTCGCCTCGCACCCCGATCGCGCCGTCGTCGAGCGGCAGATGAAGGGCCCGGGCGGGATGATCTCGATCGAGGTGGCGGGCGGCCTCGCGGGCGCGAGCGCGATGCTCTCGGGCCTGCACCTGTTCTCGTGCGCCGAGAGCCTCGGCGGCGTCGAGTCGCTCGCCGAGCACCCGGCGATCATGACTCACGCCTCCGTCCCCGCAGAGACGCGCGCGGTGCTCGGCATCTCCGACTCGCTCGTGCGGCTCTCGGTCGGCCTCGAGTCGATGGAAGATCTCTGGGCGGATCTCGACAACGCGCTCGGGAAGATCGCGGGCTGA
- a CDS encoding protein kinase domain-containing protein, whose translation MPFVAPEGTELVRLLGGGSVFEVGLVRAGERALVCKRLGPRARASREGRVSMVREARLLSLVDHPSLPRLEHVGQDAAGPFFLETFVEGTPLRALVEGWRARGKPVPPTLVRHVATLALEALAELHELADEAGPLAITHGDLGPDHVIVGPLGEIRFVDLGAARFRGLEPELDTDDRGTLPYAPPEVARGEARPSPSADVYALAATLLFCATGRPLCEATGEAPMLAEIGARGLRRELVDGAPAFGPREREAVRRALDPDPAARLTSARALLRAFDPP comes from the coding sequence ATGCCTTTCGTAGCGCCCGAGGGGACCGAGCTCGTTCGCCTGCTCGGCGGCGGGAGCGTGTTCGAGGTCGGGCTCGTGCGCGCGGGAGAGCGCGCGCTCGTGTGCAAGCGCCTGGGCCCACGCGCGAGAGCGTCGCGCGAGGGCCGCGTGTCCATGGTGCGCGAGGCGCGGCTCCTGTCGCTCGTCGACCACCCCTCGCTGCCTCGCCTCGAGCACGTCGGCCAGGACGCGGCCGGGCCGTTCTTCCTCGAGACCTTCGTCGAGGGCACGCCGCTGCGCGCGCTCGTCGAGGGCTGGCGCGCGCGAGGCAAGCCCGTGCCGCCCACGCTCGTCCGGCACGTGGCCACCCTCGCGCTCGAAGCCCTCGCCGAGCTGCACGAGCTCGCGGACGAGGCCGGGCCGCTCGCGATCACGCACGGCGATCTCGGGCCCGATCACGTGATCGTGGGGCCGCTCGGCGAGATCCGGTTCGTCGACCTCGGGGCCGCGCGCTTTCGCGGGCTCGAGCCCGAGCTCGACACCGACGATCGAGGCACCCTGCCCTACGCGCCCCCCGAGGTCGCCCGCGGAGAAGCGCGACCGAGCCCCTCCGCAGACGTCTACGCGCTCGCAGCCACCCTGCTCTTCTGCGCCACGGGCCGCCCGCTCTGCGAGGCCACGGGCGAGGCGCCCATGCTGGCCGAGATCGGCGCGCGCGGACTCAGGCGCGAGCTCGTCGACGGGGCGCCCGCCTTCGGCCCCCGCGAGCGCGAGGCGGTGCGCAGAGCCCTCGATCCCGACCCGGCAGCCCGCCTCACGTCTGCCCGCGCGCTGCTCCGTGCTTTCGATCCGCCTTAG
- a CDS encoding sigma-70 domain-containing protein, producing MRPLIKSIVEELIDRHASAGRVDLNDIAEAIDARAVSYDEVEYIVTRLEAEGLEVGEPIDAAEVRVMRTVIGAARNLRSSLKRSPTIAEIAAVSGHTQQAVRRALERGRSPAVRLKYR from the coding sequence ATGCGTCCGCTGATCAAAAGCATCGTCGAGGAGCTCATCGACCGACATGCCAGTGCGGGCCGCGTCGACCTCAACGACATCGCCGAGGCCATCGACGCGCGCGCCGTCTCGTACGACGAGGTCGAGTACATCGTCACCCGTCTCGAGGCCGAGGGTCTCGAGGTGGGAGAGCCCATCGACGCTGCCGAGGTGCGGGTGATGCGCACGGTCATCGGCGCCGCGCGCAACCTGCGCAGCTCGCTCAAGCGCAGCCCCACCATCGCGGAGATCGCCGCGGTCTCGGGCCACACGCAGCAGGCCGTGCGCCGTGCGCTCGAGCGCGGGCGCTCGCCGGCGGTGCGTCTCAAGTATCGCTGA
- a CDS encoding S46 family peptidase: protein MSRLANRPTALALVVSFFGLGCGAEPAAPVETPSTGAPAAAAPASKDAQPTQAATQPAKKGFENPGGMWVPSQLAAQADTLRAAGWELEPKVLTDPTAPPLAAVVSLGGCTASFVSPDGLIVTNHHCVTRALQTASTAMKQNVIQNGFISKTRGEEQWAGPTSRVWVTRSFKDVTKDVREGLEKLPNDRARYDKIEERQKALVAGCEKDRPEIRCTVKSYFAGAQYLLIEQLEIRDVRLVYAPHEGVGNFGGEIDNWRWPRHSGDFSFLRAYVGKDQKPADHAETNVPYKPPHWLKLASKPLAPGDFVMVAGYPGTTNRLRTGIEIQEAMTWAYPRRIAGSQEAVKLLEGLSAKSEQLAIKANPMLRGVANGMKKMQGLSEGLGKGGVADKRMKLDADLKAWIEADPQRKAAYGDVLPKMEALFAEKKKTREEDALLAELEYTSSMLSAAVAIVHMAEERPKADAERDPDFQERNWKRIEQRMVAMTSSYDRTVDQAMFKLMLERVNRLADKERPAFMNAIVKAKADGAAIDKALGELYKTSLEDEKERVKLFKTAKLDDLKKSKDPMIKLALALRPAIKAAEDRQKSFDGAMSLLRPRYFEALQKMAATPMAPDANGTLRVTYGTVRGYSPSKDAPVFAPFTGVSEMVKKATGKDPFDAPTKLVDAAKAKKFGAYADASLGEVPVDFLSDLDITGGNSGSPTLNSKGELVGLAFDGNYEAMASDVIFLPEITRTIHVDLRYLMWVLDVDGADNVLTEMGVKPSIN from the coding sequence ATGTCACGTCTCGCGAACCGTCCGACCGCGCTCGCGCTGGTCGTCTCGTTCTTCGGGCTCGGCTGCGGCGCCGAGCCTGCTGCGCCCGTCGAAACGCCCTCGACCGGAGCGCCCGCTGCGGCGGCGCCGGCCAGCAAGGATGCGCAGCCGACGCAGGCCGCGACGCAGCCCGCCAAAAAGGGCTTTGAAAACCCGGGCGGCATGTGGGTGCCCTCTCAGCTCGCCGCGCAGGCCGACACGCTGCGCGCCGCGGGCTGGGAGCTGGAGCCCAAGGTGCTGACCGACCCGACTGCGCCCCCGCTCGCCGCCGTGGTGAGCCTCGGCGGGTGTACGGCATCGTTCGTTTCACCGGACGGGCTCATCGTCACCAACCACCACTGCGTCACGCGCGCGCTGCAAACGGCGAGCACGGCGATGAAGCAGAACGTCATCCAGAACGGCTTCATTTCGAAGACGCGCGGCGAGGAGCAATGGGCCGGGCCCACCTCGCGGGTGTGGGTGACGCGCTCTTTCAAGGACGTCACCAAGGACGTGCGCGAAGGCCTGGAAAAACTGCCGAACGACCGCGCGCGTTACGACAAGATCGAGGAGCGGCAGAAGGCGCTCGTCGCCGGGTGCGAGAAGGACCGGCCCGAGATCCGCTGCACGGTGAAGAGCTATTTCGCCGGGGCGCAATACCTGCTCATCGAGCAGCTCGAGATCCGCGACGTGCGGCTCGTGTATGCGCCGCACGAGGGCGTGGGCAATTTCGGCGGCGAGATCGACAACTGGCGCTGGCCGCGCCACTCGGGCGATTTCTCGTTCCTGCGCGCCTACGTGGGCAAGGACCAGAAGCCGGCCGATCACGCCGAGACCAACGTGCCGTACAAGCCGCCGCACTGGCTCAAGCTCGCCTCGAAGCCGCTCGCGCCGGGCGATTTCGTGATGGTGGCCGGGTATCCGGGGACGACCAACCGGCTGCGCACGGGCATCGAGATCCAGGAGGCGATGACGTGGGCGTACCCGCGGCGCATCGCGGGCTCGCAGGAGGCGGTGAAGCTGCTCGAGGGGCTGAGCGCGAAGAGCGAGCAGCTCGCGATCAAGGCGAACCCGATGCTGCGCGGCGTCGCCAACGGGATGAAGAAGATGCAGGGCCTCTCCGAGGGGCTCGGCAAGGGCGGCGTGGCCGACAAGCGCATGAAGCTCGACGCCGATCTCAAGGCGTGGATCGAGGCCGACCCGCAGCGCAAGGCGGCTTATGGGGACGTGCTGCCCAAGATGGAGGCCCTCTTCGCCGAGAAGAAGAAGACGCGCGAGGAGGACGCGCTCCTCGCCGAGCTCGAATACACCTCGAGCATGCTGAGCGCGGCGGTCGCGATCGTTCACATGGCCGAGGAGCGTCCGAAGGCGGACGCCGAGCGCGATCCCGATTTCCAGGAGCGCAACTGGAAGCGAATCGAGCAGCGCATGGTCGCGATGACGTCGTCGTACGACCGGACGGTCGACCAGGCGATGTTCAAGCTCATGCTCGAGCGCGTGAACCGGCTCGCCGACAAGGAGCGGCCGGCATTCATGAACGCGATCGTGAAGGCCAAGGCCGACGGGGCCGCGATCGACAAGGCTCTCGGCGAGCTCTACAAGACGAGCCTCGAAGACGAAAAGGAGCGGGTGAAGCTCTTCAAGACGGCGAAGCTCGACGATTTGAAGAAGAGCAAGGACCCGATGATCAAGCTGGCCCTCGCGCTGCGCCCCGCAATCAAGGCGGCCGAGGATCGGCAGAAGTCGTTCGACGGCGCGATGAGCCTCTTGCGGCCGCGGTATTTCGAGGCCCTGCAGAAGATGGCCGCCACGCCGATGGCGCCGGACGCGAATGGCACCCTGCGCGTCACCTACGGGACGGTGCGCGGCTACAGCCCGTCGAAGGACGCGCCGGTCTTCGCGCCCTTCACCGGGGTGTCGGAGATGGTGAAGAAGGCGACGGGCAAGGATCCGTTCGACGCCCCGACCAAGCTCGTGGACGCGGCGAAGGCGAAGAAGTTCGGCGCCTACGCGGACGCGTCGCTCGGCGAGGTCCCCGTCGACTTCTTGAGCGACCTCGACATCACGGGCGGCAACTCGGGCTCGCCGACGCTCAATTCGAAGGGCGAGCTCGTCGGCCTCGCGTTCGACGGCAATTACGAGGCGATGGCGTCCGACGTGATCTTCTTGCCGGAGATCACGAGGACCATCCACGTGGACCTCAGGTATCTGATGTGGGTCCTCGACGTGGACGGCGCGGACAACGTCCTCACCGAGATGGGCGTGAAGCCCTCGATCAACTGA
- a CDS encoding DUF1588 domain-containing protein has product MKCIGCHNPQGQAKDSGLVLRGSSEAGFLDSNYEIVRGAAALQQDGLSQILAMPTGGAGARVHPGGKVFEKGSDDYAALEALVERFDAPSSCETNVSATFAGVQLATPEETLRKASLSLVGRLPTAAEEEAVKQGGIGAIDPILDGMMKDEAFYERLREIYNDLFLTDRYLGNEDAVNLLNDVDYYSPYWYYDVQDPAQIQQYIEKIGARNADDMYNKLRSWTNRGVAREPLELVVHVVRNDRPFTEILTANYLMVNPYSAKAFMLEGLKFKNDADPNEFVEAQIPGIPHAGVLTSPMFLNRYPTTDTNRNRARARMVYQFFLGTDILKTAEQPIDQTIISVTNPTMNDAQCTVCHTQIDPLAGAFRNFDDRARYNPNATPFDDMRPAGFGTATVPYPELPKALQIVAPQIAADGRFALSAVYAMFTGLTGQKPLIAPTDRSAPDFNLQFDTYLAQYATFSQIANDFAENGYDLKRVVKKIIHSPYYRAKNAAPLSAEQATKLADVGMGRFMIPEQLHRKIKAVLGYPWRPRAYEDGGGTRDYLLRGDEYRLLYGGIDSNDVGKRVTEPNGIMANISERMAHEMSCIAVPRDFWMPMEQRILFKEVDATFEPEDANGFPIDSAVQAIKANIQHLHKHILGETLAIDDPEIERTYQLFLETYREGQKGMQDEATKDKYSEWLPGPCQVNNDYWTRAELPEEERLNKDQNYVIRSWMTVVTYLLSDYKFLYE; this is encoded by the coding sequence GTGAAATGCATCGGCTGCCACAACCCGCAGGGGCAGGCGAAGGACAGCGGGCTCGTTCTTCGCGGTAGCAGCGAGGCCGGGTTCCTCGATTCGAACTACGAGATCGTGCGGGGCGCCGCGGCGCTCCAGCAGGACGGCCTCTCGCAGATCCTCGCGATGCCGACCGGCGGCGCGGGCGCCCGCGTTCACCCGGGCGGCAAGGTCTTCGAGAAGGGCAGCGACGATTACGCGGCCCTCGAGGCGCTCGTCGAGCGCTTCGACGCGCCCTCGTCGTGCGAGACCAACGTGAGCGCCACCTTCGCGGGCGTGCAGCTCGCGACCCCGGAAGAGACGCTGCGCAAGGCTTCGCTGTCGCTCGTGGGCCGCCTGCCCACCGCGGCCGAAGAAGAGGCCGTCAAGCAGGGCGGCATCGGCGCGATCGACCCCATCCTCGACGGGATGATGAAGGACGAGGCGTTCTACGAGCGGCTGCGGGAGATCTACAACGATCTGTTCCTGACCGACCGCTACCTCGGCAACGAGGACGCCGTGAACCTCCTCAACGACGTCGATTACTACTCTCCCTATTGGTACTACGACGTCCAGGATCCGGCCCAAATTCAGCAGTACATCGAAAAGATCGGCGCGCGTAACGCCGACGACATGTACAACAAGCTGCGTTCCTGGACGAACCGGGGCGTGGCGCGCGAGCCGCTCGAGCTCGTGGTGCACGTCGTCAGGAACGACCGGCCGTTCACCGAGATTCTCACGGCGAATTACCTGATGGTGAACCCGTACTCGGCGAAGGCGTTCATGCTGGAAGGGCTGAAGTTCAAGAACGACGCCGACCCGAACGAGTTCGTCGAGGCGCAAATCCCGGGCATTCCGCACGCGGGCGTCTTGACCTCGCCGATGTTCCTGAATCGGTATCCGACGACGGACACGAACCGCAACCGGGCGCGCGCGCGCATGGTTTACCAGTTCTTCCTCGGCACCGACATCCTGAAGACGGCCGAGCAGCCGATCGATCAGACGATCATCTCGGTCACGAACCCGACGATGAACGACGCGCAGTGCACGGTCTGCCACACGCAGATCGACCCGCTTGCCGGCGCGTTCCGCAACTTCGACGACCGCGCGCGGTACAACCCGAACGCGACGCCGTTCGACGACATGCGGCCCGCGGGCTTCGGCACCGCGACCGTGCCCTACCCCGAGCTGCCGAAGGCCCTGCAGATCGTCGCGCCGCAGATCGCCGCCGATGGCCGCTTCGCGCTCTCGGCCGTCTACGCGATGTTCACGGGCCTGACGGGTCAGAAGCCGCTCATCGCGCCCACGGACCGCAGCGCGCCGGACTTCAACCTCCAGTTCGACACCTACCTCGCGCAGTACGCGACGTTCAGCCAGATCGCGAACGACTTCGCCGAGAACGGCTACGACCTCAAGCGGGTGGTCAAGAAGATCATCCACTCGCCGTACTACCGCGCGAAGAACGCGGCGCCGCTGTCGGCCGAGCAGGCGACGAAGCTCGCCGACGTCGGCATGGGCCGCTTCATGATCCCCGAGCAGCTCCACCGCAAGATCAAGGCGGTGCTCGGCTATCCCTGGCGCCCGCGCGCGTACGAGGACGGCGGCGGCACGCGTGACTACCTGCTCCGCGGCGACGAGTACCGCCTGCTCTACGGCGGCATCGACTCGAACGACGTGGGCAAGCGCGTGACGGAGCCGAACGGCATCATGGCGAACATCTCCGAGCGCATGGCGCACGAGATGTCCTGCATCGCGGTGCCGCGCGACTTCTGGATGCCGATGGAGCAGCGCATCCTCTTCAAGGAGGTCGACGCGACCTTCGAGCCCGAGGACGCCAACGGCTTCCCGATCGACAGCGCCGTGCAGGCGATCAAGGCGAACATCCAGCACCTGCACAAGCACATCCTCGGCGAGACGCTGGCGATCGACGATCCCGAGATCGAGCGCACCTACCAGCTCTTCCTCGAGACGTACCGCGAGGGCCAGAAGGGCATGCAGGACGAGGCAACGAAGGACAAGTACAGCGAGTGGCTGCCCGGTCCCTGCCAGGTCAACAACGACTACTGGACCCGCGCCGAGCTGCCTGAAGAGGAGCGCCTCAACAAGGATCAGAACTACGTGATCCGCTCCTGGATGACCGTCGTCACTTACCTTCTGTCCGACTACAAGTTCCTTTACGAGTAG